Proteins encoded together in one Lysinibacter cavernae window:
- a CDS encoding class I SAM-dependent methyltransferase, with protein MADDHYFSSAPGSDFRPKTIRAQLSGTTYELTTAGGVFSPDHVDQGTEVLFKYAPEPPASGNLLDLGAGWGPISLTLALESPESTVWAVDVNDRALDLVRLNAEALGLTNVRAVKPDEVPDDIRFDAIWSNPPIRVGKNVLHEMLLHWLPRLHDRADAYLVVQRNLGSDSLQKWLETELSDEFSVDRTATSKGFRVLRVRRLVA; from the coding sequence ATGGCCGATGATCACTACTTCAGTTCAGCTCCCGGAAGCGACTTTCGCCCCAAAACAATACGGGCCCAGCTCTCCGGTACCACCTACGAACTGACAACCGCTGGCGGTGTTTTCAGCCCCGACCATGTTGACCAAGGTACAGAAGTACTGTTCAAGTACGCGCCAGAGCCTCCGGCATCCGGCAACCTGCTTGATCTTGGAGCCGGTTGGGGGCCCATTAGTCTGACGCTCGCACTTGAGTCTCCCGAGAGCACAGTATGGGCCGTTGATGTGAACGATCGTGCCCTTGACCTCGTGCGCCTCAACGCAGAGGCCCTTGGTCTCACCAACGTTCGAGCAGTGAAACCAGACGAAGTGCCAGATGACATTCGCTTTGACGCAATCTGGTCGAACCCACCCATCAGGGTTGGTAAAAACGTCTTACACGAAATGCTGCTGCACTGGCTTCCTCGCCTGCACGATCGTGCCGATGCCTACCTTGTTGTGCAGCGCAACCTTGGCTCTGACTCGCTACAGAAGTGGCTAGAGACCGAACTCTCTGACGAGTTTTCGGTCGATCGCACGGCGACGAGTAAAGGATTCAGGGTCTTGCGAGTTCGCCGCTTGGTTGCATAG
- a CDS encoding methylenetetrahydrofolate reductase — MSAGGCSSSITVGGEGSAATATGGQPQRVPFSYEVFPARSSAAALALGHTVQHLAASGPEFISVTYGANGSSRDASLDLLKYIKQHTEARPLAHLTSIGSSKAEIEQLVADFWQAGVYDFLALRGDPPRGVSEADVELGEVPNTVEFVDLIQSILKRQSGATGRVCIAAFPNKHPRSETINDDINVLLAKQDAGAAFAITQLFFHADDYLRFVDAASRAGVRIPILPGLMPVSTSAQLLKVAELAGEQAPDDLLARLEAAGGYGPECGVEHTVGLASRLVSEGAPGIHLYTFNRHQSVLAVLRELGLLTNHPFEKELA; from the coding sequence GTGAGTGCCGGGGGCTGTTCCAGCAGCATAACCGTCGGCGGAGAAGGTTCGGCAGCGACGGCAACAGGGGGACAACCACAACGCGTTCCCTTTTCATACGAGGTGTTTCCTGCCAGAAGCAGCGCGGCCGCCCTTGCACTCGGACACACCGTCCAGCACCTTGCCGCCTCTGGACCTGAGTTCATCTCGGTGACCTACGGGGCGAACGGCTCGAGCCGGGACGCATCCCTTGACCTGCTCAAATACATCAAACAACACACCGAAGCGCGACCACTTGCGCACCTCACGTCAATCGGTTCATCCAAAGCAGAAATTGAGCAACTTGTTGCTGACTTCTGGCAGGCAGGAGTTTACGACTTCCTTGCCCTGCGAGGTGACCCGCCTCGTGGTGTCTCCGAAGCAGACGTTGAGCTTGGCGAAGTCCCAAACACCGTTGAATTTGTTGACCTCATCCAATCGATTCTGAAACGGCAATCGGGGGCAACGGGCCGAGTATGTATTGCGGCGTTCCCGAATAAGCACCCGCGCTCCGAGACGATCAACGATGACATCAACGTGTTGCTCGCCAAACAGGATGCCGGGGCAGCCTTTGCGATTACCCAGCTGTTTTTCCACGCGGACGATTACCTGCGGTTTGTTGATGCGGCATCGCGCGCCGGCGTGCGTATTCCCATCCTTCCAGGCCTGATGCCCGTTTCAACCTCCGCCCAGTTGCTCAAAGTCGCGGAACTTGCGGGGGAGCAGGCCCCGGACGATTTGCTTGCTCGACTAGAAGCCGCTGGCGGTTACGGCCCCGAATGCGGGGTTGAGCACACCGTTGGGCTCGCCTCGCGGCTGGTGAGCGAGGGCGCGCCCGGCATCCACCTTTATACCTTCAACAGACACCAATCCGTGCTCGCGGTGCTCCGCGAACTCGGGCTGCTTACCAACCACCCATTTGAAAAGGAACTCGCATGA
- the metE gene encoding 5-methyltetrahydropteroyltriglutamate--homocysteine S-methyltransferase: MSTTSPFPTGTVLGYPRIGRRRELKRAVESFWKGGIDLAELERVSAELRAATRDRLASLGLDPVGSAIPESFSYYDQVLDAAVTVGATPARFAYLEDAVGKVDLPGYFTIARGEDEHLPVEMTKWFDTNYHYSVPEIGPETNFHLASDRIVRQFEEGKAQGYLTRPVIVGPVTFLLLSKPSESAPAGFRPISRLADLLPVYTELLGRLKDAGAEWVQLDEPGLVSESIDEERSVVLDAAAVAYQALGSAINRPQLFVAAPYAALDDALPVLAASPVEAIGLDLVRGDVPAAVPGLETKTLVGGVVDGHNVWRGDLGVAFEKLEALSKLSPSIAVASSTSLQHVPHDVNDEPNLSDRLKSWLAFAEQKVGQIATLARGLEAGRASIGDELNASATALADRLSAPGVKDNTVRARTSALTESDFSRGDYDARVAAQASALNLPDLPTTTIGSFPQTGDIRKARAAFVKGDITQEQYNEFLRDEIRNVVDLQEDIGLDVLVHGEPERNDMVQYFAENFDGFDVTANGWVQSYGTRATRPSLLWGDVSRPAPFTVEWSAFTQSLTEKPVKGMLTGPVTILAWSFVRDDQPLEETANQVALALRDEIADLEAAGIGIIQVDEPALRELLPLKVADQPEYLKWSVDSFRLATAGAADATQIHTHLCYSEFGVVIDAIRALDADVTSIEAARSKMDVVHDIKASGFDHGIGPGVYDIHSPRVPSVDEISELITTALGEIPASQVWINPDCGLKTRGYDETAASLRNILEATRAARV, encoded by the coding sequence ATGAGCACAACATCCCCGTTTCCCACCGGCACTGTCCTTGGCTACCCACGAATCGGCCGCCGGCGTGAGCTCAAGCGCGCCGTCGAATCATTCTGGAAGGGCGGAATCGACCTCGCCGAACTGGAACGAGTCAGCGCTGAGCTGCGTGCCGCAACCCGCGACCGCCTTGCCTCCCTCGGACTCGACCCAGTTGGCTCAGCCATCCCTGAATCGTTCAGCTACTACGACCAGGTACTCGACGCGGCGGTCACGGTTGGGGCAACGCCCGCCCGGTTTGCGTATCTCGAGGATGCCGTCGGCAAGGTTGACCTGCCAGGCTACTTCACGATCGCGCGTGGAGAAGACGAGCACCTTCCTGTCGAGATGACCAAATGGTTCGACACGAATTATCACTACTCTGTGCCAGAGATTGGCCCAGAGACGAACTTCCACCTGGCCTCAGATCGCATTGTGCGGCAGTTTGAAGAAGGCAAAGCGCAGGGCTACCTCACACGTCCCGTTATCGTCGGACCGGTCACATTTTTGCTGTTGAGTAAGCCGAGCGAGAGTGCGCCAGCTGGGTTCCGGCCAATTTCGCGCCTCGCAGACCTGCTCCCCGTCTACACCGAGCTCCTCGGACGGCTGAAGGATGCTGGCGCCGAATGGGTGCAGCTTGACGAACCCGGGCTCGTAAGCGAAAGTATCGACGAGGAGCGCTCCGTAGTCCTGGATGCCGCCGCGGTGGCGTACCAGGCGCTCGGCTCAGCGATCAACCGTCCACAGCTGTTTGTCGCTGCCCCGTACGCAGCCCTCGACGATGCGCTGCCAGTGCTCGCCGCATCGCCAGTTGAAGCAATTGGCCTCGACCTTGTCCGCGGAGACGTGCCGGCGGCAGTCCCAGGTCTCGAAACAAAGACCCTGGTCGGCGGGGTCGTTGACGGCCACAACGTCTGGCGCGGAGACCTTGGTGTTGCGTTCGAGAAGCTCGAAGCGCTCAGCAAGCTCAGCCCCAGTATCGCGGTGGCGAGTTCTACCTCGTTGCAGCACGTGCCGCACGACGTGAATGACGAGCCAAACCTCAGCGATCGCCTCAAAAGCTGGCTCGCGTTTGCTGAGCAAAAGGTTGGGCAGATTGCGACGCTGGCTCGCGGGCTCGAAGCGGGCCGTGCATCCATTGGCGACGAATTGAACGCCTCTGCAACGGCACTTGCTGACCGTCTCTCTGCTCCTGGCGTGAAGGACAACACCGTTCGGGCCCGCACCTCCGCGCTAACCGAATCGGATTTCTCCCGAGGAGACTACGACGCTCGTGTCGCAGCCCAGGCATCAGCGCTCAACCTGCCCGACCTGCCAACGACCACTATCGGATCGTTCCCACAGACGGGCGACATCCGCAAAGCCCGCGCCGCGTTTGTGAAGGGTGACATCACGCAGGAGCAGTACAACGAGTTCCTTCGTGATGAAATCCGCAACGTAGTCGATCTGCAAGAAGATATCGGTCTCGACGTACTGGTTCACGGTGAGCCGGAGCGTAACGACATGGTGCAGTACTTCGCAGAGAACTTTGACGGCTTTGATGTCACCGCCAACGGCTGGGTGCAGTCATACGGAACCCGAGCAACCAGGCCCTCGCTGCTCTGGGGAGACGTGTCACGTCCAGCTCCGTTTACCGTTGAGTGGAGCGCGTTCACACAATCGCTGACCGAGAAGCCGGTGAAGGGGATGCTCACGGGACCGGTCACCATTCTTGCCTGGTCGTTTGTGCGCGACGACCAGCCCCTCGAAGAAACCGCCAACCAGGTCGCACTCGCCCTCCGGGACGAGATTGCTGACCTTGAGGCTGCAGGTATCGGCATCATTCAGGTCGACGAGCCCGCGCTTCGTGAGTTGCTGCCGCTGAAGGTAGCAGATCAGCCGGAGTACCTGAAGTGGTCGGTTGACTCCTTCCGTCTCGCGACGGCAGGCGCCGCAGATGCGACGCAGATTCACACGCACCTGTGTTACTCCGAATTTGGGGTTGTCATTGATGCCATCAGGGCGCTGGACGCCGATGTGACAAGCATCGAAGCCGCGCGCTCCAAGATGGACGTTGTGCACGACATCAAGGCGAGTGGTTTTGACCACGGAATCGGACCCGGTGTCTACGACATTCACTCGCCCCGTGTACCAAGCGTTGACGAGATCTCAGAACTCATCACCACCGCGCTCGGTGAGATCCCTGCCAGCCAGGTATGGATCAACCCTGACTGCGGACTCAAGACCCGTGGATACGACGAGACAGCGGCCAGCCTCCGGAACATCCTTGAGGCGACGCGGGCAGCGCGCGTCTAA
- the lexA gene encoding transcriptional repressor LexA has product MSETGETQSARPTTRRRKSLSDKQIAILEVIQQSVSRQGYPPSMREIGDAVGLKSLSSVTHQLNQLELSGYLRRDPNRPRALEILIELPSPTPAGNPAIGDDGDVTPHQSGHSGSNIIGDAAMVPLVGRIAAGIPITADQMIDEVVPLPRQLVGKGELFMLKVVGESMIDAAICDGDFVVVRQQQTAENGDIVAAMLDDEATVKVFRQRDGHTWLLPRNTAFEPILGDYAQVLGKVVAVLRSL; this is encoded by the coding sequence ATGAGCGAAACAGGCGAGACGCAGAGCGCACGCCCCACCACCCGTCGGCGCAAAAGCCTCAGCGACAAACAGATCGCCATTCTTGAGGTCATCCAACAATCAGTCAGCAGGCAGGGATACCCGCCAAGCATGCGCGAGATCGGCGACGCAGTCGGCCTCAAATCGCTCTCGAGCGTCACCCATCAGCTCAATCAGCTTGAGCTGAGCGGATACCTTCGCCGAGACCCCAACCGCCCGCGCGCGCTCGAAATCCTGATTGAACTCCCAAGCCCGACTCCTGCGGGCAACCCAGCGATTGGTGATGATGGCGACGTCACTCCCCACCAGAGCGGCCACAGCGGGTCAAACATCATTGGAGACGCGGCGATGGTTCCCCTTGTGGGTCGCATCGCTGCAGGTATCCCAATTACAGCAGACCAGATGATCGACGAGGTCGTCCCCCTTCCCCGGCAACTCGTTGGCAAGGGCGAGCTGTTCATGCTCAAAGTCGTTGGTGAATCAATGATCGACGCCGCCATCTGCGACGGTGATTTTGTCGTGGTTCGACAGCAGCAGACCGCCGAAAACGGCGATATTGTGGCCGCAATGCTCGACGATGAGGCAACGGTGAAGGTGTTTCGCCAGCGTGACGGTCACACGTGGTTGCTCCCCCGCAACACGGCATTCGAGCCAATTCTTGGCGACTACGCACAGGTGCTTGGCAAGGTCGTCGCGGTACTCCGCTCGCTGTAG
- a CDS encoding LysM peptidoglycan-binding domain-containing protein, protein MSMATKSRQFGQTRPQHLSLVSERVLDANYGNGYYDSVAAGRMVQASAADGSVTVAHTRLRLTRRGRVVVTLGVTVLMLLVGMCGVFFVSGAAVASSGASDNSFNYVTVNAGESMWSLASDLDPSSDPRDVISDIVSLNQLTSTDIEPGQRLAIPTKYDTKS, encoded by the coding sequence ATGAGCATGGCAACCAAATCACGGCAGTTCGGTCAGACCCGACCGCAGCACCTCAGCTTGGTTTCAGAGCGCGTTCTCGACGCGAACTACGGCAACGGCTACTACGATTCTGTTGCTGCTGGTCGCATGGTTCAAGCGTCCGCTGCTGACGGCTCCGTCACGGTAGCTCACACTCGGCTGCGCCTCACTCGACGCGGGCGCGTCGTGGTGACCCTCGGCGTGACCGTTCTCATGCTGCTTGTCGGCATGTGCGGTGTGTTCTTCGTCTCAGGCGCGGCTGTCGCCTCGTCCGGCGCTTCCGACAATTCGTTCAACTATGTCACCGTCAACGCAGGTGAGAGCATGTGGTCGCTGGCAAGTGACCTTGACCCGAGTAGCGATCCTCGCGATGTTATTAGTGACATTGTCTCCCTGAATCAGCTCACGAGCACCGACATCGAGCCGGGGCAGCGTCTCGCTATCCCGACCAAATACGACACCAAGTCGTAA
- the dnaE gene encoding DNA polymerase III subunit alpha → MNSFTHLHVASAFSAHHGTARPEALVQLAAETGTGDTTTKPRLALTDKNGLYGAIRHVRACISANVDPIVGVELHVISPSGSIDPVVLLAHGHNNGTGWASLCRAISAAHSPRRAGDLTKHATPNITVATLASFVRANDGKDAGATDADTITVLLGPSSNVGAALANNNYRLARTYLHEWQHVFPTSLAIEIVCHFTEPGNAYSLDHAAAMLELADELNITTVLTNAVRYGDPSEALTGDILDSADQLLPLSEFSPQPNGQAWLKPPTKMRAVAQLIVSASNLRNDTVNQLLHSTEALAERCVLDPSTDLDWQRPKIPELSSIGLTGDPLQILVERCRSAIYERYPTASAAFLSTIHGRLDEELATIHGFGFESYFLTVADVSSLIRSLGIRNQARGSGASSIVNYLLRVSSVDPLEHDLLFERFLGKRRSTLPDIDIDVESARRHDIYRAIFNRYGENRTTLLSMQNKYRARGAARDAGLALGLEQEHIDFVAKNIWRFNAKDFREVLSSKPELGPVAELAAQNPSIDMLIDLTERLDRLPRHVSMHPCGVILGNSDLLSYTPVQPSGMGLPMSQFDKDDIDDAGFIKLDVLGVRMQSTIGYAVAEIERIHGADAAAAGGIPGAADYFTGRGKLDIDAIPHDDEETFEAIRSTHTLGMFQIESPGQRELVGKMQPDVYSDLIADISLFRPGPMKGNMVKPFVEVKQGKRMPAVLHPSFTDFLADSYGVVIYHEHIIRILSACMGIDLAAADELRRRMENSHETIEQLFREQTLAHNLRKIQNNADPDTIFSDEDIDRIWEVVAGFGSFGFCKAHGAAFALPTYQTAWLKTHYPAPFLAGLFEHDPGMYPKRLLLAEARRMGIPLLPIDVNASSDQYRVEPLQVRVGRRATAGDYGIRLSLAHIQGLTRAELDRLLEHQPYESIRDLNLRARPSRPLLNRLAAVGALDSLAPNANRGQIIAAARALAAAPRNKRAESSTELKLENSLNAAARGKLPQARTASTHTSPSEGVLAPNDNRSASDSTSTSTSTSTSTSTSASPAATTGNAAEHERFDESQETDATATATATATARDCNIDPGARQTSEPQAIGPDLGSHLEFDIWGDLSFAPAADVPVAERVRAELDALGHEISEHVIESYRPLLDQLGVIPAEQLLLLPDNSKVVVAGIRVATQTPPMRNNKRVVFISLDDGTGCSDSTFFEEAQSTAGPLLFGTRLMVIAGTTRRAGAKGVSIQATNAWDLTQLWANHTAANTAEPLGNRSNEFNEEPDYNTDPGYDEYAVA, encoded by the coding sequence ATGAACAGCTTCACCCACCTCCACGTTGCCTCGGCATTTTCCGCCCACCACGGCACTGCACGACCAGAAGCGCTTGTGCAGCTTGCGGCTGAAACAGGCACAGGCGATACAACAACAAAGCCGAGGCTTGCCCTCACCGACAAAAACGGGCTCTACGGAGCAATCAGACATGTCAGAGCGTGCATCAGCGCAAACGTTGACCCCATCGTCGGCGTTGAGCTACACGTGATCTCGCCAAGCGGTTCCATCGATCCGGTTGTACTCCTCGCGCACGGGCACAACAACGGAACCGGTTGGGCATCTCTGTGTCGGGCTATCTCAGCCGCTCACTCACCGCGCAGGGCTGGCGACCTCACCAAACACGCAACACCAAACATCACCGTTGCTACGCTCGCGAGTTTTGTACGCGCAAACGATGGCAAAGACGCTGGGGCTACAGATGCAGACACCATAACCGTCTTGCTCGGGCCGTCCTCTAATGTCGGCGCAGCGCTTGCCAACAATAATTACCGCCTGGCGCGCACCTATTTACACGAGTGGCAGCACGTCTTTCCAACGTCGCTCGCCATAGAAATCGTGTGTCACTTCACAGAGCCAGGCAACGCGTATTCTCTCGACCACGCCGCAGCCATGCTCGAGCTCGCAGACGAGCTCAATATCACCACAGTACTTACCAACGCAGTACGCTATGGCGACCCATCCGAGGCACTCACCGGCGATATTCTCGATTCCGCAGACCAGCTCCTCCCACTCAGCGAGTTTTCCCCTCAACCGAACGGCCAAGCTTGGCTGAAGCCGCCCACAAAAATGCGAGCTGTCGCTCAGCTCATCGTCAGCGCCTCAAATCTGAGAAACGATACGGTCAATCAGCTCCTTCACAGCACTGAGGCCCTCGCCGAACGCTGCGTGCTCGATCCCAGCACCGACCTCGATTGGCAGCGCCCAAAGATCCCAGAACTCAGCAGCATTGGCCTCACCGGAGATCCGCTGCAAATACTCGTTGAGCGATGCCGCTCCGCGATCTACGAGCGCTACCCCACTGCCTCAGCAGCGTTCCTCAGTACCATTCACGGCCGCCTCGACGAAGAGCTTGCGACCATCCATGGATTTGGGTTTGAGTCGTATTTCCTCACAGTGGCCGATGTCTCTTCACTCATCCGGTCTCTCGGAATCCGAAACCAGGCAAGAGGATCAGGCGCAAGCTCGATCGTCAATTATCTCCTCCGGGTAAGTTCCGTTGACCCGCTCGAACACGATCTGCTCTTCGAACGATTCCTTGGCAAGCGGCGAAGCACCCTGCCCGATATCGACATCGATGTGGAGTCAGCTCGCAGACACGACATCTACCGGGCCATTTTTAATCGCTACGGAGAAAACCGCACAACCCTCCTCTCCATGCAAAACAAATATCGAGCACGCGGCGCTGCACGCGATGCAGGGCTTGCCCTTGGCCTTGAACAAGAACATATTGATTTTGTCGCCAAAAACATCTGGCGCTTCAACGCCAAAGACTTTCGTGAGGTGCTCAGCAGCAAACCAGAACTCGGGCCCGTCGCCGAGCTTGCTGCCCAGAACCCAAGCATCGATATGCTCATCGACCTCACCGAACGCCTAGACCGGCTTCCCCGCCATGTCTCTATGCATCCGTGTGGGGTCATCCTCGGCAACAGCGATTTGCTTTCGTATACTCCGGTCCAACCGTCAGGAATGGGCCTTCCTATGTCGCAGTTCGACAAAGACGACATCGACGATGCTGGGTTCATCAAACTTGATGTGCTTGGCGTCCGTATGCAATCAACCATCGGGTATGCGGTAGCCGAAATCGAGCGCATTCATGGGGCGGATGCCGCTGCCGCCGGCGGGATTCCAGGAGCAGCTGACTACTTCACCGGTCGAGGCAAGCTCGATATTGATGCGATCCCCCATGACGACGAAGAAACCTTCGAAGCAATCCGCAGTACCCACACGCTCGGCATGTTCCAGATAGAGTCGCCAGGCCAACGCGAGCTTGTTGGCAAAATGCAGCCGGATGTCTACAGCGATCTCATTGCCGATATCAGCCTCTTTCGCCCCGGTCCGATGAAGGGCAACATGGTCAAACCGTTTGTTGAGGTGAAGCAGGGCAAGCGAATGCCAGCAGTTCTCCATCCGTCATTCACCGATTTTCTCGCCGACTCTTACGGCGTTGTGATTTATCACGAACACATCATCCGCATCCTGTCTGCATGCATGGGCATCGACCTTGCCGCTGCCGATGAGCTCCGCCGACGCATGGAAAACAGCCACGAAACGATCGAGCAGCTCTTTCGAGAGCAAACCCTCGCCCACAACCTCAGGAAAATTCAAAACAACGCAGATCCTGACACAATCTTCAGCGACGAAGACATCGACCGAATCTGGGAGGTTGTTGCTGGGTTTGGGTCCTTCGGATTCTGTAAGGCACACGGAGCAGCCTTCGCCCTGCCCACCTACCAAACCGCCTGGCTTAAAACCCACTACCCTGCCCCCTTTCTCGCCGGCCTGTTTGAACACGACCCAGGCATGTACCCCAAACGCTTGCTCCTTGCCGAGGCCAGACGCATGGGCATCCCGCTGCTTCCCATCGATGTCAACGCCAGCAGCGATCAGTACCGCGTCGAGCCGCTACAGGTTCGCGTAGGGCGACGGGCGACCGCCGGTGATTACGGCATACGACTCTCTCTCGCCCATATCCAGGGACTCACCCGCGCCGAACTCGACCGACTGCTTGAACACCAGCCCTACGAATCCATCAGGGACCTCAACCTTCGCGCCCGCCCTTCGCGCCCACTCTTAAACCGGCTCGCAGCCGTTGGCGCCCTCGATTCCCTAGCGCCTAATGCAAACAGAGGGCAGATCATCGCGGCGGCCAGGGCCCTCGCCGCCGCGCCACGCAATAAACGAGCAGAGAGCAGCACCGAGCTCAAACTGGAGAACAGCCTCAACGCCGCAGCCAGAGGGAAGCTCCCCCAGGCCCGCACAGCGAGCACACACACCAGCCCAAGCGAAGGCGTTTTGGCGCCAAACGACAACCGCTCAGCCTCGGACTCAACCTCAACCTCGACCTCGACCTCGACCTCGACCTCGACCTCAGCATCCCCTGCCGCCACAACGGGCAATGCCGCGGAACACGAACGTTTCGACGAGAGCCAGGAAACCGACGCCACCGCCACCGCCACCGCCACCGCCACCGCACGAGACTGCAACATCGATCCCGGCGCACGTCAAACCAGCGAACCACAAGCCATCGGCCCCGACCTTGGCTCGCACCTGGAATTTGACATTTGGGGCGACCTCTCTTTTGCTCCAGCCGCAGATGTACCGGTTGCTGAACGAGTTCGGGCAGAGCTCGACGCGCTTGGCCACGAAATCAGTGAACACGTCATCGAGTCTTACCGCCCCCTCCTGGACCAGCTCGGCGTGATCCCGGCAGAACAGCTGCTCCTCTTACCCGATAACAGCAAGGTTGTGGTTGCCGGCATCAGAGTGGCAACACAAACTCCTCCAATGCGCAACAACAAGCGAGTGGTCTTTATCTCGCTTGACGACGGCACGGGATGCTCAGACTCAACATTCTTTGAAGAGGCACAAAGCACCGCAGGCCCGCTCCTGTTTGGCACTCGCCTCATGGTGATCGCAGGGACAACTCGCCGAGCAGGAGCAAAGGGCGTCTCCATCCAAGCCACAAACGCTTGGGATCTCACCCAACTCTGGGCAAATCACACAGCCGCCAACACTGCGGAACCGCTGGGTAACCGATCCAACGAATTCAACGAAGAACCTGATTACAACACCGACCCAGGGTATGACGAATACGCGGTAGCGTAG
- a CDS encoding DUF6504 family protein yields the protein MRTVIDEQVQVWTNEAGTPLRMVWRGRRYLVTDKPTPWVDRHPWWTPENYAPRHTKRTDGRHSITEQRIDLVKWRFQATPVDEGESIVVDVAKHSETGFWSLTESFS from the coding sequence ATGCGCACAGTAATCGACGAACAGGTTCAAGTCTGGACCAACGAAGCAGGCACCCCTCTTCGCATGGTGTGGCGAGGTCGAAGGTACCTCGTCACAGACAAACCAACGCCCTGGGTCGATCGACACCCGTGGTGGACTCCCGAGAACTACGCGCCAAGACACACCAAACGCACCGACGGTCGCCATTCGATCACCGAGCAACGCATCGACCTCGTGAAATGGCGTTTTCAAGCAACCCCTGTCGATGAGGGCGAAAGCATCGTCGTCGACGTTGCGAAGCATTCCGAAACGGGATTCTGGTCGCTCACCGAGTCATTCAGCTAG
- a CDS encoding DUF6907 domain-containing protein, protein MGVVAGFDAGVERNFGPWWADICPDWCVGGHRKDDLLADRVHVSEGVVVPAVQLVGGRRRGVECVATLWRERPAQAAVWVHVGLNAGGEMIGGLDLSIESLGAVLGEFGSALSVGGVAE, encoded by the coding sequence ATGGGTGTGGTAGCGGGGTTTGATGCTGGCGTAGAGCGGAATTTTGGGCCGTGGTGGGCAGATATCTGCCCCGATTGGTGTGTTGGGGGGCATCGAAAAGATGACCTTCTTGCGGATCGAGTTCATGTCAGTGAAGGCGTTGTTGTTCCGGCTGTTCAGCTCGTCGGTGGTCGGCGACGGGGTGTTGAGTGTGTCGCTACGCTGTGGCGAGAGCGACCCGCGCAAGCGGCGGTTTGGGTTCATGTTGGTCTGAACGCCGGCGGTGAAATGATTGGCGGCCTCGATCTCAGTATCGAATCGTTGGGCGCTGTGCTTGGTGAATTCGGCTCGGCCCTGAGTGTTGGGGGTGTAGCTGAATGA
- a CDS encoding formylglycine-generating enzyme family protein: MIKLSLGTAASVDLTSLVWVDGGEFTMGSDHHYQEEAPAHRARVAGFWISPTTVTNREFANFVRSTGYVTVAERPLDASDFPDAPAENLLPGSMVFTGTSGPVDLRHLSQWWAWTPGANWRRPFGRGSSIGERAEHPVVHVAYEDAEAYATWAGMRLPTEAEWEFAARGGYDGKDFTWGSGSEPDGARLANYWHGEFPWRALPGYGSTAPVGSFSPNGFGLFDMAGNVWEWTADWYQGHESGGGCCAPANPTGGTREGSINTAEQFEVPRKVVKGGSFLCADSYCLRYRPAARRAQMIDTGMSHIGFRVVKHTGSIDPTGR, from the coding sequence GTGATTAAGCTGAGTCTCGGCACAGCAGCAAGCGTTGATCTCACCAGTTTGGTCTGGGTTGATGGCGGCGAGTTCACAATGGGTTCTGACCACCACTACCAGGAGGAAGCCCCGGCTCACCGGGCCAGAGTCGCTGGGTTCTGGATCAGTCCTACCACCGTAACCAATCGAGAATTTGCTAATTTTGTGCGGTCTACCGGCTACGTCACGGTGGCAGAACGCCCACTGGATGCGTCGGATTTTCCGGATGCTCCCGCCGAGAACCTCCTTCCAGGTTCGATGGTGTTTACCGGGACAAGCGGACCGGTAGATCTGCGACACCTCAGCCAGTGGTGGGCTTGGACCCCCGGAGCAAATTGGCGGCGCCCCTTTGGCCGCGGCTCCTCGATCGGCGAACGCGCAGAGCATCCTGTGGTTCATGTCGCGTACGAGGACGCTGAGGCCTACGCAACCTGGGCTGGGATGCGACTCCCAACAGAGGCGGAATGGGAGTTTGCCGCACGCGGTGGTTATGACGGCAAGGATTTCACGTGGGGCAGCGGAAGCGAGCCCGACGGGGCAAGGCTTGCGAATTACTGGCACGGCGAGTTCCCCTGGCGGGCGCTTCCCGGCTACGGCTCAACCGCACCAGTCGGGTCCTTCAGCCCAAACGGTTTTGGTCTTTTTGATATGGCGGGGAACGTCTGGGAATGGACAGCCGATTGGTATCAGGGGCATGAGAGCGGCGGCGGATGCTGTGCCCCGGCAAACCCAACCGGCGGCACCCGCGAAGGCAGCATTAACACTGCCGAGCAGTTTGAGGTACCCCGAAAAGTAGTCAAGGGCGGTTCGTTTCTCTGCGCTGATAGCTATTGCCTTCGCTATCGGCCTGCGGCACGGAGGGCTCAAATGATCGATACCGGAATGAGCCATATCGGATTCCGGGTGGTAAAACATACTGGATCGATAGACCCAACAGGACGATAA